A genomic segment from uncultured Marinifilum sp. encodes:
- a CDS encoding RagB/SusD family nutrient uptake outer membrane protein, with translation MKNLIYILITVFLFTSCDEYLDEKPDKNQQEVEFVSDINLLLNRTSGGFIKDVNFSNTCGDQEYFQEVYNVFGPWLSFPDIQESVWKDDISSVSNSSWSAAYEAIWFANFVINSIDGLEGDADEKANLKAEVHLIKAYKQFNLALKHCLYPSNENGDELGIPLKNETEFGQLTVRASLQETFEQIEADLIEGLKIDKPRIESWRESNASAAALAARYYLYVHDFVNAKKYAEEAITLHSTMINLENDITLSPSYGGSLVAHTSGIAPYSPEFYTSWESQYKMYYDDATGYFITPSNELLAVYEPEDLRLQYFFSDAYFKTFFGLTENNMTYARNGNLLTGTDVAEMYLILAECAARDNDFTTCMQNVEKVRVNRFAAADYSALPVAGSVKEAVELIANERWREFPFTSLRWYDVKRLNAEGLISPIILSKDYFEVGESAIDFTTSKVYSLEPGTRKYARPIPMEVITLTGGSVEQNTY, from the coding sequence ATTTCTTTTTACATCCTGTGATGAGTACCTGGATGAAAAACCAGATAAAAATCAGCAGGAAGTGGAATTTGTTTCTGACATTAACTTGTTGTTGAATAGAACCTCAGGAGGTTTTATTAAAGATGTTAACTTTTCTAATACTTGCGGTGACCAAGAGTATTTTCAGGAAGTATATAATGTGTTCGGACCTTGGTTAAGTTTTCCTGATATACAGGAAAGTGTTTGGAAAGATGATATATCAAGCGTTAGTAATTCTTCTTGGAGTGCAGCTTATGAAGCAATATGGTTTGCAAACTTTGTAATCAACTCAATTGATGGTTTAGAAGGAGATGCTGATGAAAAGGCAAATTTAAAAGCTGAGGTACACTTGATAAAGGCCTATAAGCAATTCAATTTGGCATTGAAACACTGTTTGTATCCTTCTAATGAGAATGGGGACGAATTAGGTATACCTCTAAAGAATGAAACGGAGTTTGGTCAATTAACTGTTAGAGCTTCATTACAAGAAACTTTTGAACAAATTGAAGCTGATCTTATTGAAGGGCTGAAAATTGATAAACCAAGAATCGAGAGTTGGAGAGAAAGTAATGCATCGGCAGCAGCCCTTGCAGCAAGATATTACTTGTATGTTCACGATTTTGTTAATGCTAAGAAGTATGCAGAAGAAGCGATTACTCTTCATTCAACAATGATAAATTTAGAAAATGACATTACTTTATCGCCTTCATATGGTGGTTCTTTAGTAGCTCACACATCAGGAATTGCTCCATATAGTCCTGAATTTTATACGAGCTGGGAAAGTCAGTACAAAATGTATTATGATGATGCAACCGGCTATTTTATAACTCCAAGTAATGAATTATTGGCTGTCTATGAACCTGAAGATTTGAGATTGCAGTATTTCTTCTCGGATGCTTACTTCAAAACATTCTTTGGCTTAACCGAGAATAATATGACATATGCTAGAAATGGTAATCTGTTAACAGGTACCGATGTTGCCGAGATGTATTTAATTCTTGCTGAATGTGCAGCAAGAGATAATGATTTCACGACCTGCATGCAAAATGTAGAAAAGGTGAGAGTAAATAGATTCGCTGCTGCCGATTATTCGGCATTACCTGTGGCAGGTTCTGTAAAAGAAGCTGTGGAGTTGATTGCCAATGAAAGATGGAGAGAATTTCCGTTTACATCGCTTAGATGGTACGATGTAAAACGCTTAAATGCAGAAGGTTTAATCAGTCCAATAATTTTATCGAAAGATTACTTTGAAGTGGGTGAGTCTGCTATTGATTTTACTACTTCGAAAGTATATTCACTTGAACCAGGTACGAGAAAATATGCTCGTCCAATTCCTATGGAAGTGATTACCTTAACTGGTGGATCAGTTGAGCAAAATACTTACTAA